One genomic segment of Impatiens glandulifera chromosome 6, dImpGla2.1, whole genome shotgun sequence includes these proteins:
- the LOC124941637 gene encoding F-box protein CPR1-like, whose translation MELMNFIKSVFFFFLRRKKFFFLRRKKFFFLRRKKVHKLPDDIQERSSDEILEKIFCRLPIQSLLGLRCISKSCLALISSPYFVKLHLKQSVQSKINLNMYMSCINRASNFYRVDFDSLEKDDGYLQPVEVNYNPLSNLNYRTSIWGSCDGLTDLPYALDSDLTQSNIHEYVSDGFGYDNNGYNPLRRHDNRTGLGRYNDGLVFMTYTLDIVVLWNPSSRKSIKLPPTSVEIPNHSYRHKYSTYGIGYDKISDDYKVVRVVVVLGDVIYYELKVYSL comes from the exons ATGGAGCtgatgaattttataaaatcagtcttcttctttttcttgcGTAGAAAGAAGTTCTTCTTCTTGCGTAGAAAGAAGTTCTTCTTCTTGCGTAGAAAGAAGGTGCATAAATTGCCCGATGATATACAAGAAAGGAGTTCCGATGAGATTTTGGAAAAAATCTTTTGTCGATTGCCTATTCAGTCTCTGCTCGGATTAAGGTGTATATCTAAATCTTGTCTCGCCCTAATCAGTAGCCCCTATTTCGTGAAATTGCATCTTAAGCAATCGGTTCAATCCAAGATTAACCTTAATATGTATATGAGTTGCATTAATCGTGCCTCGAACTTCTATCGTGTGGATTTTGATTCCCTAGAGAAGGATGACGGATATCTTCAACCGGTAGAGGTAAATTACAATCCCTTGAGTAATCTGAATTATAGGACCAGTATTTGGGGATCTTGTGATGGACTGACTG ACCTGCCTTACGCACTCGACTCGGACTTAACACAATCCAACATTCACGAATATGTTTCGGATGGTTTTGGTTATGATAACAACGGTTACAATCCGTTAAGGCGTCATGATAATAGAACCGGTTTGGGGCGCTACAATGATGGATTGGTCTTCATGACATATACGCTAGACATCGTCGTTTTATGGAATCCGTCATCTAGGAAGTCTATAAAACTGCCTCCCACCTCGGTTGAAATCCCAAATCATTCTTACCGTCACAAATATTCCACTTATGGAATTGGATATGATAAAATTAGTGACGATTACAAAGTGGTGAGAGTTGTGGTTGTTCTAGGTGACGTCATCTATTACGAGCTTAAAGTTTATAGTTTGTGA
- the LOC124941638 gene encoding F-box/kelch-repeat protein At3g06240-like, translating to MELRNFIKSVFFFFLRRKKVHKLPDDIQERSFCRLPDEILEKIFCRLPVQSLLGLRCISKSCLTLISSPYFVKLHLKQSVQSKINLNLYMSYINSASNFYRVDFDSLEKDDGYLQPVEVNYNPLSHLNYRTNIWGSCDGLTDLPYALDSDLTQSNIHEYVSDGFGYDNNGYNPLRRHDNRTGLGRYNDGLVFMTYTLDIVVLWNPSSRKSIKLPPTSVEIPNHSYRHKYSTYGIGYDKFSDDYKVVRVVVVLGEAIYYEVKVYNLRTNIWHKANKHSDHHPDLETSINAIAGGAMHWMSVGMDDKLSILAFHLGTETYRVIQHPHVCLA from the exons ATGGAGCTGaggaattttataaaatcagtcttcttcttcttcttgcgTAGAAAGAAGGTGCATAAATTGCCCGATGATATACAAGAAAGGAGTTTTTGCCGATTGCCCGATGAGATTCTGGAAAAAATCTTTTGTCGATTGCCTGTTCAGTCTCTGCTCGGATTAAGGTGTATATCTAAATCTTGTCTCACCCTAATCAGTAGCCCCTATTTCGTGAAATTGCATCTGAAGCAATCGGTTCAATCCAAGATCAACCTTAATCTGTATATGAGTTACATTAATAGTGCCTCGAACTTCTATCGTGTGGATTTTGATTCCCTAGAGAAGGATGACGGATATCTTCAACCGGTAGAGGTAAATTACAATCCCTTGAGTCATTTGAATTATAGGACCAATATTTGGGGATCTTGTGATGGACTGACTG ACCTGCCTTACGCACTCGACTCGGACTTAACACAATCCAACATTCACGAATATGTTTCGGATGGTTTTGGTTATGATAACAACGGTTACAATCCGTTAAGGCGTCATGATAATAGAACCGGTTTGGGGCGCTACAATGATGGATTGGTCTTCATGACATATACGCTGGACATCGTCGTTTTATGGAATCCGTCGTCTAGGAAGTCTATAAAACTGCCTCCCACCTCGGTTGAAATCCCAAATCATTCTTACCGTCACAAATATTCCACTTATGGAATTGGGTATGATAAATTTAGTGACGATTACAAAGTGGTGAGAGTTGTGGTTGTTCTAGGTGAAGCCATCTATTACGAGGTTAAAGTTTATAATTTGAGAACAAATATTTGGCATAAGGCAAACAAACATTCTGATCACCATCCAGATTTGGAGACATCGATAAATGCAATAGCTGGTGGAGCGATGCACTGGATGTCGGTTGGGATGGATGATAAACTTTCAATTCTTGCCTTTCATCTTGGGACTGAGACATACAGGGTAATTCAACACCCTCATGTTTGTCTAGCTTAG
- the LOC124941639 gene encoding F-box protein CPR1-like, whose translation MDIVLLWNPSTKRFIDLPYALDSDLTQSNIHEYVSDGFGYDNNDYNPLRRHDNRTGLGRYNDGLVFMTYTLDIVVLWNSSSRKSIKLPPTSVEIPNHSYRHKYSTYGIGYDKISDDYKVVRVVIVLGDAIYYEVKVYSLRTNLWHKANKHSDHHPDLETSINAIAGGAMHWMSVGMDDKLSILAFHLGTETYRVIQHPHVCLA comes from the coding sequence ATGGACATTGTCCTTTTATGGAATCCCTCAACCAAAAGATTTATAGACCTGCCTTACGCACTCGACTCGGACTTAACACAATCCAACATTCACGAATATGTTTCGGATGGTTTTGGTTATGATAACAACGATTACAATCCGTTAAGGCGTCATGATAATAGAACCGGTTTGGGGCGCTACAATGATGGATTGGTCTTCATGACATATACGCTGGACATCGTCGTTTTATGGAATTCGTCATCTAGGAAGTCTATAAAACTGCCTCCCACCTCGGTTGAAATCCCAAATCATTCTTACCGTCACAAATATTCCACTTATGGAATTGGGTATGATAAAATTAGTGACGATTACAAAGTGGTGAGAGTTGTGATTGTTCTAGGTGACGCCATCTATTACGAGGTTAAAGTTTATAGTTTGAGAACAAATTTGTGGCATAAGGCAAACAAACATTCCGATCACCATCCGGATTTGGAGACATCGATAAATGCAATAGCTGGTGGAGCGATGCACTGGATGTCGGTTGGGATGGATGATAAACTTTCAATTCTTGCCTTTCATCTTGGGACTGAGACATACAGGGTAATTCAACACCCTCATGTTTGTCTAGCTTAG